The sequence CCAGCGCGCCGATAACCCCGGTGATCTTGTCGGGGGGCTCGGGCAGTCGCCTATGGCCCTTGTCGCGTGCCCTCTACCCCAAACAGTTCCTACCCCTGGTCAGCGAACTGACGATGATCCAGGAGACCGCCCTTCGGGCCTCTGGCGAGCGGTTTACCGCCCCTCTGGTCATTTGCAACGATGAGCATCGCTTCATCGTGGCCGAACAATTGCGGGCCGCGGCCTGTCAGCCTACGGCGATCATTCTCGAACCCGTCGGCCGCAACACCGCTCCGGCAGTGGCGGTGGCGGCGCTCAAACTTTTGGAAAGCGCCAGCGATCCCATCATGTTGGTGATGCCTTCCGATCATGTCATCCAGAACGCCGACGCTTTCCTCGCCGCCATTGATCAAGCGGCGCCGGCGGCGCGCGCCGGAGCCTTGGTGACCTTCGGGATCACTCCCAACGCCCCGGAAACCGGCTATGGCTATATCAAAGCCGGCGGATCTTTCGCCCCTTTCACCGGCGTGCTCAGGGTCGAGCGGTTCGTCGAGAAGCCCAATCTGCAGACGGCGGAAAGCTATCTGGCCGAAGGGTCCTATCTCTGGAACAGCGGCATCTTTCTGTTTTCCGCCAAGGCCTATCTCGCCGAATTGGGGCGCACGAACTCCAAAATTATCGAAGCCTGCAGCCAAGCTCTTGCCCAGGGTCAGCGGGATTTGAGCTTTTGCCGGCTTGATGCGGCGGCCTTCGCCGCTTCTCCAGCGGATTCCATCGATTATGCCGTCATGGAAAAAACGGCCAATGCCGCCGTCTTTCCCGTCGAGATGGGGTGGAGTGATCTGGGAGCCTGGTCGGCCTTGTGGGAAATCGGCCCCAAGGACGCGCAGGACAACGTGGCTCTTGGCGACGTTCTGCTCCAGGACGTCGAAGGGTCCTATATTCGCTCCGATCACCGTCTCGTGGCCGTGGCGGGGTTGTGCAATGTCGTGGTGGTCGCGACGGACGATGCGGTCCTGGTGATTGATCGCGGCAAGGTCCAGGACGTCAAACAGATCGTCGAACGCCTTAAAAAAGCGAACCGGGACGAGCACGCGCTGCACAGTACCGTCCATCGTCCTTGGGGACATTATCGCGGCATCGATCGCGGTGAGCGCTTTCAGGTGAAACGCATCGTCGTCCAACCCGGTGAGCGGCTCTCGTTGCAGATGCACCATCACCGGGCCGAACATTGGATCGTCGTCACTGGAACCGCCCTTGTAACCCGTGGGGCGGAAACCTTCCTGCTTCACGAAAATGAATCCACCTATATTCGGGCTGGCCAAACCCATCGTTTGGAAAATCCGGGCAAGGTCCCCTTGCATTTGATCGAGGTGCAGTCGGGTGGATATCTGGGAGAAGACGATATCGTTCGCTTCGAAGATGGTTATGGGAGAACTCTCCCACAGAAAGAGCCGCCTCTTATTTCTCTAGAAAATAAAACAGAATAATAATTTCCTGTTATTTACATCCAATCTCCCGGAGAAGTCTGTATGAGTAAATGTGCCCTTATCACAGGCATCACCGGGCAAGATGGCGCCTATCTTTCTCAGCTTCTGATTTCAAAAGGATATCGTGTCTACGGAACAGTACGCCACTTGGCTACCGCTAATATATGGCGATTGAGAGAGCTTGAAATTCTGGATAAAACAAATCTAATTGAAATAGATCTTTTAAATTATGACAGCATCTACGATGCCATCAAGACGACTAATCCGGATGAAATCTATAATCTTGCCTCTCCCAGCTTCGTCGGAACTTCTTTTGAACATCCAATTTATGCTGGAAATGCCGGAGGATTGGCTGTCACGCGCCTTCTCGCGGCTATTTTGGCAGCCGATCCTGACATCCGCTTTTATCAAGCCTCAACGTCAGAAATGTTTGGCAAGGCGCAGACCACCCCGCAGACGGAAACCACGCCCTTCTATCCCAGAAATCCCTATGGAGTGGCCAAGTTATATGGCCACTGGATGACGGTGAACTACCGTGACTCCCACAACCTCTTCGCATGCTCCGGCATTCTGTTTAACCATGAATCGCCCTTGCGCGGCAGGGATTTCGTCACAAGAAAAATCAGCCTGGGACTATCGTGCATCAAAGAAGGGCAGCAGGATATTCTAAGACTTGGCAATCTGGAGGCCCAACGGGACTGGGGTTTCGCTGGAGATTATGTCGAGGGGATGTGGCGG is a genomic window of Rhodospirillum rubrum ATCC 11170 containing:
- a CDS encoding mannose-1-phosphate guanylyltransferase/mannose-6-phosphate isomerase gives rise to the protein MASQSASAPITPVILSGGSGSRLWPLSRALYPKQFLPLVSELTMIQETALRASGERFTAPLVICNDEHRFIVAEQLRAAACQPTAIILEPVGRNTAPAVAVAALKLLESASDPIMLVMPSDHVIQNADAFLAAIDQAAPAARAGALVTFGITPNAPETGYGYIKAGGSFAPFTGVLRVERFVEKPNLQTAESYLAEGSYLWNSGIFLFSAKAYLAELGRTNSKIIEACSQALAQGQRDLSFCRLDAAAFAASPADSIDYAVMEKTANAAVFPVEMGWSDLGAWSALWEIGPKDAQDNVALGDVLLQDVEGSYIRSDHRLVAVAGLCNVVVVATDDAVLVIDRGKVQDVKQIVERLKKANRDEHALHSTVHRPWGHYRGIDRGERFQVKRIVVQPGERLSLQMHHHRAEHWIVVTGTALVTRGAETFLLHENESTYIRAGQTHRLENPGKVPLHLIEVQSGGYLGEDDIVRFEDGYGRTLPQKEPPLISLENKTE
- a CDS encoding GDP-mannose 4,6-dehydratase, which gives rise to MSKCALITGITGQDGAYLSQLLISKGYRVYGTVRHLATANIWRLRELEILDKTNLIEIDLLNYDSIYDAIKTTNPDEIYNLASPSFVGTSFEHPIYAGNAGGLAVTRLLAAILAADPDIRFYQASTSEMFGKAQTTPQTETTPFYPRNPYGVAKLYGHWMTVNYRDSHNLFACSGILFNHESPLRGRDFVTRKISLGLSCIKEGQQDILRLGNLEAQRDWGFAGDYVEGMWRMLQHEIPSDYILATGKPRSVRDVVDLAAGALGMDLLWEGTGAEMVGIERSSGRKIVVVDPAFFRPIEKELLTGVAEKAHSVLGWRQRMGFEDLIAQMTERDHDRVIKKDLFY